Proteins encoded together in one Triticum dicoccoides isolate Atlit2015 ecotype Zavitan chromosome 7B, WEW_v2.0, whole genome shotgun sequence window:
- the LOC119342191 gene encoding protein AMEIOTIC 1 homolog isoform X1 has product MVEARRSRVRGRLHAQGKGAGGGAHQGARRSKKQSVKAHQGTMNNEGKSEAVKAYISHETYQDKYECVLKANGNLEKQVLSLEEKYANATRANGKLEEEVLFLKEKYEAMLEKNTRLEGHVAALSTSFLSLKEGMQFLNDGDQQLQIMGAEPRLSSVCQGVLQS; this is encoded by the exons ATGGTGGAAGCGCGGAGATCCCGTGTCCGCGGACGGCTACACGCTCAAGGCAAAGGTGCAGGTGGAGGAGCTCACCAAGGAGCTCGCCGGAGTAAAAAG CAGTCGGTGAAGGCACATCAAGGCACAATGAACAATGAGGGGAAATCTGAGGCAGTCAAAGCCTACATTTCTCATGAGACTTATCAG GACAAGTATGAGTGTGTGCTGAAGGCCAATGGCAATCTGGAAAAGCAGGTTCTATCCTTGGAG GAGAAGTACGCGAACGCAACACGAGCGAATGGCAAGCTGGAGGAGGAGGTTCTGTTCCTCAAG GAGAAGTATGAGGCAATGCTTGAGAAAAATACCAGGCTGGAGGGGCATGTGGCTGCTCTGTCCACTTCTTTCCTATCTCTCAAG GAGGGCATGCAGTTTCTGAATGATGGGGATCAGCAGTTGCAGATCATGGGAGCAGAGCCGCGTCTTTCTTCTGTGTGCCAAGGAGTACTGCAAAGCTGA
- the LOC119342191 gene encoding protein AMEIOTIC 1 homolog isoform X2: MVEARRSRVRGRLHAQGKGAGGGAHQGARRSKKSVKAHQGTMNNEGKSEAVKAYISHETYQDKYECVLKANGNLEKQVLSLEEKYANATRANGKLEEEVLFLKEKYEAMLEKNTRLEGHVAALSTSFLSLKEGMQFLNDGDQQLQIMGAEPRLSSVCQGVLQS, from the exons ATGGTGGAAGCGCGGAGATCCCGTGTCCGCGGACGGCTACACGCTCAAGGCAAAGGTGCAGGTGGAGGAGCTCACCAAGGAGCTCGCCGGAGTAAAAAG TCGGTGAAGGCACATCAAGGCACAATGAACAATGAGGGGAAATCTGAGGCAGTCAAAGCCTACATTTCTCATGAGACTTATCAG GACAAGTATGAGTGTGTGCTGAAGGCCAATGGCAATCTGGAAAAGCAGGTTCTATCCTTGGAG GAGAAGTACGCGAACGCAACACGAGCGAATGGCAAGCTGGAGGAGGAGGTTCTGTTCCTCAAG GAGAAGTATGAGGCAATGCTTGAGAAAAATACCAGGCTGGAGGGGCATGTGGCTGCTCTGTCCACTTCTTTCCTATCTCTCAAG GAGGGCATGCAGTTTCTGAATGATGGGGATCAGCAGTTGCAGATCATGGGAGCAGAGCCGCGTCTTTCTTCTGTGTGCCAAGGAGTACTGCAAAGCTGA